AGGCAAAACGGCAAGAAGAATCCGCGCCAAAGCGGAAAATAAGCTATAAGCTGCAAGCTAAAAGCTGTAAGCAAAAGCCAAAAGCATTAAGCCAAAAGCCAAAAAAATCTTTGTCACGCGTGCGGGCTTTTTATCCCCTGTCATTCCGCGCGAAGCAACGCGGAGGCGCGGAATCCAGCGGCTTTACGGGCGAAGCCCGTCAGAAACAAGCCTCTGCGGGGCAAAGACATACCCATACTGGGCACAGGCTGGATACCGCATAAAAACATTGCGGTACGACGGATTAAAAAAGGCTGCCAACGACTAACGACATCCTCAATTATCCGTTCTTCACTTTACATTTTTCACTTTGCATTTTGCATTTCCATTCTTCATTATTCATTCTGCATTATTCATTAAATTTTTTTTGCCCGAGGGTTGTTTTTTGCCCCTTGAGAAGCCCCCTTAATCAATAGAGGGGTATAACAAATTTTGAGAAGGGAGTTAAACAAAAAAGAAAAAGGATTTTTTATTTAAAGCAGTTTCGGCTGTATTTTTCAGCTTTTTTGTGCTATTATCTTTGGCGTATAAATTTGAATCTTACGGGAGGTTTTATCATGGCACAGGTAGTGGATACCAGCGATTTCCGCTCAGGTCTGAAAATCAAATGGGAAGGCGGCATGTGGGCAATACTTACGTGCGACCACCACAAAATGGGACGCGGCGGAGCAGTTATTCGCGCCAAGATGCGCAATCTTGTCACCGGAGCTTCAATGGAGCAGTCTTTCAAATCGGGCGAACGCTTTGAAAGAATTATCTTTGAAGAGAAACCGGCTCAGTACCAGTACAAAGACGGTGACGACTACATTTTCATGGATATGGAATCCTATGACCAGGTTATGCTGACGGAAGAAGTCCTTGGTGATACGGTCAAGTATCTCGTTGACGATCTTGAAGTCAGTTTTGACATGTATGAAGGACGCGTCATGGGTATTGAAATTCCGAATACGGTAACTTTGACGATTACGAGCACCCCTCCGGGATTCAAGGGCGATACTGCGTCAGGCGGCGGCAAGCCTGCAACGTGTGAGACGGGGCTTGTGATCAACGTTCCTTTCTTCGTTGAAGAAGGAGAAAAGGTGCTTGTAGATACCAGAACAGGCGAATATTTGGAGCGCGCAAAGAAGTAATATCCGGCATTAACAACTGCTGAATTAAATTTAAATCGGGAGGTTTTGTTATGAACGCATTGGAAAAAGTTGCATATCTCAGAGGTCTTGTTGACGGTCAGAAAATTGCAGATACTGAGGAAAAGAAACGTTTTGTCAACGCGCTGATCGATACTCTTGAATGCCTTGCAACGGAGCAGAGCGATCACGTTGATATGCATGCGCAGCTTAACGAATATCTGGAACAGCTGGAAAACGACGTTACGGATCTTGAAGATGACGTGGACGGACTTCTCGGCTATGACGATGAAGAAGAACATCACTGCTGCTGCGGACACGGAGAAGACGGCGAATTTGAGGATTTTGACGAGGAAGAGTACGCAGCGGTAACGTGCCCGTTCTGTGGAAAGGAATTTTATTACGAACCGGACAGCTACGACGAAGATGAAAATCTTCTCTGCCCGCATTGCGGAAAACCTTTTAAACAGCCGGAAATTCCTGCGGAAGAATAGTCTTTATGTCTGAAATAGAAACATCAGGCGGCAGCGAAAAAAAATCTGTTAAGAGGGACTGCGGGACTGTAAAGGTTTCTGAAGAGGTTGTTGCCAGTATTGCTATGAAAGCAATTTCAGGGTTTGACGGTGTAAAACCGGCAGTCCCAGGTTTTATTACGGGCTTGCGCCTCGGACGCAAAACGATAAACGGCGTGCGAGTGAACGTTTCTTACGAGGAAGAAAATCCCGAGATTATTATTGACGCCTACGTGCTGGTGCGATACGGTCTCCGTCTGCCTGACGTGTGCTGGGATTTGCAGGAAAGCCTCAAACAGCAGTTGGAAAAGACTGTAGGCTATGCGATAAAAGCAGTTAACGTCTATGTCTGCGGCATTGATTTCAGCCGCGCCGGCAAACAGACGGGCGTTGTGAATACCGAATTGCCGTCCGGCGCAGTACAGCAATAACATCGTAATTTTGCAGGACCGTGGAGTCACCGCTTCACGGTCTTCTAAAAGTTTTAGCAATACCAAAGTTTTATACCGGGAGAAAGTTATCGTGAACAAATTGAACGAAAAGGCATTACACGCCAGAAAGGCACGCGAACTTGCGCTGCAGCTTGTTTATCAGGCGTATGCGAGACCGGACGACGAGCCGGAAGAAATATACAACTGCTTTGCTTCTGATTTTGCTTCCGAAGCCGTCGATCTTGACAAAGCACGGGAGCTTTTTCTCGGTGTGTGCGGAAATAAAGATAAGTTTGAAGAAATACTTCTTGAAAATCTTGTCGGCTGGAGACCGGAAAGAATTTCAATGGTTGATAAAGCGGCAATTTTTATCGCGCTTTATGAAATTTACAGCAGCGAAAATCCGGTACCCGTCCCTGTCGCTATAGATGAATGCGTGGAAATCGCCAAGCGTTTCGGCAGCGACGACTCCGGACGTTTTGTCAACGGAGTGCTTGGAAACATCATAAGGAACAACAAGATTTAACCGATGTACAGAGCTGCGCCGCAGACCGATATTCTGACCGTTGACGAAATGACCGAAAAGGTCAGGCTTGCGGTTTGCGCTGTTCCCGAACTCAGGGAACTTTCGGTGCGCGGCGAGCTTCAGGGATTTAAGCGGCACAGCAGCGGACACGTGTATTTCACGCTTCTCGGCAAAAATTCGCGCGTTTCCTGCGTGTTGTGGCGTTCACAGGCTGCTGCTGTCCTGAGCTGGCCAAAAGACGGCGACGAGGTGCTTGTACGCGGACATATGGATGTCTACGGTGCCTACGGTTCGTATCAGATTTACGCCTCAACGCTGCTGCCTCTCGGCGCAGGGGCAAAAGCCAGGGCAAAAGCCTTGCTGCAGCAGAAACTTGAGGCTGAAGGTCTTTTTGACCCTGAAAATAAAAAGGAATTTCCTAAATATCCGGAACGGGTGGCAGTTATAACGTCGCCTACGGGCGCTGCCCTGCAGGACGTGCTGAGAATTTCAGCCAAAAGATGGCCCTCGGCTGAAATTGTAGTAATTCCGAGCCTTATGCAGGGAATGGCAGCAGCGGAAGAAATTACTTCTGCATTTGCCAAAGTCCGGCAGCTTAAAGGAATTTCCGCCGTTATGCTTGTGCGCGGCGGAGGCAGCAGAGATGATTTGGACGTGTTTGACGACGAAAAGGTCGTGAGGGCGGTAAGTTCCTGCCCTTTTCCGGTTGTAACCGGACTGGGACACCAGATAGACAGCACTTTGTGCGACCTTGCAGCTGATTCCGAATCGCCGACGCCGTCAGGAGCAGCCGAGTTTCTTTTCCCTGACGTGAAAGAGGTAACAGCCTCAGTCGCTTCGTTTGAGGAAATGCTGTTCAAAACTGTAAATTACAAACTGGAAAACGAGTTGAACAGGCTTGACGATATACTTGAGCGTTTTTCTTTTGCAATGCTGAAAGGCCGGCTCGCTCCTTTGGAAGAAAAAGTGAATTCACAGCTTGGTATTCTTGCCGAAAAAATCAAAAACAGAATATCGGCTGCCGAAAACAGTCTTGTACGTCTTGCCGCCGAGATAAACGCAGCATCGCCGCTGAACGTGCTGGCGAAGGGTTACACGCTCTGCCTTGATTCTGACGGCAGAATGCTTGAGTCAGCGGAACAGCTTTTACCGGAGCAGCGTATGACGGTTCAGTTTTACGATGGTTGTGCGGAAACTGTAATCAGCAAAATTTTGAAGAAGAAATTAAGAGGCGCGGAATAATAATGCTTCCTCAGTCAATAGAATGGATTTCGGAACGTAAAATCCTTAAACTGCTGGATCAGAGAAAGCTTCCCGGAGAGGTTGCTTTCTGCCTTTGCAAAAGCAGCGAAGATACAGCGCTGGCAATTGAAAATATGACGGTGCGCGGGGCTCCGGCTATAGGGGTGGCGGCTGCCTACGGTACTGTTTTGGCAGCTTCGGAGAGCAGACAGGCGTTTCAGGAGGCTGTCAGACGGCTTTCCGCTACCAGACCTACAGCAAAGCATTTGTTCTGGACGCTTGAAAAAATGAAAAACTGCGCGGCAGAAACGCCTGACGGCGAACTTTGCGCGGCGCTGGAAAAGAAAGCCGCCGAACTGCTGAATGAAGATATTGAAATAAACATGGCGATTGGAAAATACGGGGCAGACCTGCTTCCTGACAACGCTGAAGTAATTACGCACTGCAACGCGGGGGCAATAGCCACCTGCGGATACGGTACCGCGCTCGGTGTTTTGCGCGCGGCACGCGGGCAGGGCAAAAAAATAAAAGTCTACGCAGACGAGACGAGACCGCGTCTGCAGGGCGCAAGGCTGACAGCCTGGGAGCTTCTTGAGGACGGCTTTGACGTGACGCTGATAACGGATTCAATGGCGGCGTTTCTTATGACGCAGAGAAAGATTGACGCTGTTTTTGTCGGCGCCGACAGGGTTGCGAGGAACGGCGATACGGCAAACAAAATAGGCACGTATTCGCTTGCGGTTGCCGCTAAACGCCATAAGGTTCCGTTTTACGCGGCTGCTCCTTTCAGTACGATAGATACGGACTGCGCGGACGGAAGCCGTATTCCGATAGAAGAACGCAGTATTGAAGAAGTAGTCAGGATTAACGGCAAACTCACGGCACCTGAAGGCATTAAAGTCTGGAACCCTGCTTTTGACGTTACGCCTGCCGAACTGATTGACGGTATAATCACGGAAAAAGGGGTAGTAAGGGCTCCCTATGATTTAAAGAAATTTATGGAGGAAGCAGAATGAAAACGGATTGCAAAATTGCTGACAAATCGCTGGCTCCGGAAGGCCGCAGAAGAATTGACTGGGCATGGCAGTATATGCCTGTTTTGAGGCTTGCCTCCGAGAAATGGAGCGCTTCAAAACCGCTTGCGGGACACACAATCGCCGCCTGTCTTCACCTTGAAGCGAAAACGGCGTGTCTGCTGAAGGTGCTGAAAGCACTGGGAGCAGAAGTCGCGGCAGCCGGCAGCAATCCGCTTTCAACTCAGGACCCTGTCTGTGCCGCGCTTGCAGAAGACGGCGTACACGTTTTCAGCCGCCGCGGAATGTCTGCGGAAGAATATGACGAAAACCTCGGACTGGCGCTTGACTGGAATCCTGACATCATAATAGACGACGGCGGCGACCTTGTCGCCATGCTTGCCGAAAAACGCAGGGAACTGATTCCCGCGATACTCGGAGGCTGCGAGGAAACAACTACGGGAATCAAACGTCTCCGCGCCATGGAAAAGGAAAAGCTGCTTCCTTTCCCGATGCTTGCGGTCAACGATGCTAAAAGCAAACATCTTTTCGATAACCGTTACGGAACGGGGCAGTCTGTATGGGATGCGATACTCCGCACCACCAACCTGGTCGTTGCCGGAAAAAACGTTGTCGTGTGCGGATACGGATGGTGCGGCAAAGGTGTCGC
This genomic interval from Candidatus Equadaptatus faecalis contains the following:
- the efp gene encoding elongation factor P is translated as MAQVVDTSDFRSGLKIKWEGGMWAILTCDHHKMGRGGAVIRAKMRNLVTGASMEQSFKSGERFERIIFEEKPAQYQYKDGDDYIFMDMESYDQVMLTEEVLGDTVKYLVDDLEVSFDMYEGRVMGIEIPNTVTLTITSTPPGFKGDTASGGGKPATCETGLVINVPFFVEEGEKVLVDTRTGEYLERAKK
- a CDS encoding Asp23/Gls24 family envelope stress response protein; this translates as MSEIETSGGSEKKSVKRDCGTVKVSEEVVASIAMKAISGFDGVKPAVPGFITGLRLGRKTINGVRVNVSYEEENPEIIIDAYVLVRYGLRLPDVCWDLQESLKQQLEKTVGYAIKAVNVYVCGIDFSRAGKQTGVVNTELPSGAVQQ
- the nusB gene encoding transcription antitermination factor NusB, giving the protein MNEKALHARKARELALQLVYQAYARPDDEPEEIYNCFASDFASEAVDLDKARELFLGVCGNKDKFEEILLENLVGWRPERISMVDKAAIFIALYEIYSSENPVPVPVAIDECVEIAKRFGSDDSGRFVNGVLGNIIRNNKI
- the xseA gene encoding exodeoxyribonuclease VII large subunit — its product is MYRAAPQTDILTVDEMTEKVRLAVCAVPELRELSVRGELQGFKRHSSGHVYFTLLGKNSRVSCVLWRSQAAAVLSWPKDGDEVLVRGHMDVYGAYGSYQIYASTLLPLGAGAKARAKALLQQKLEAEGLFDPENKKEFPKYPERVAVITSPTGAALQDVLRISAKRWPSAEIVVIPSLMQGMAAAEEITSAFAKVRQLKGISAVMLVRGGGSRDDLDVFDDEKVVRAVSSCPFPVVTGLGHQIDSTLCDLAADSESPTPSGAAEFLFPDVKEVTASVASFEEMLFKTVNYKLENELNRLDDILERFSFAMLKGRLAPLEEKVNSQLGILAEKIKNRISAAENSLVRLAAEINAASPLNVLAKGYTLCLDSDGRMLESAEQLLPEQRMTVQFYDGCAETVISKILKKKLRGAE
- the mtnA gene encoding S-methyl-5-thioribose-1-phosphate isomerase, translated to MLPQSIEWISERKILKLLDQRKLPGEVAFCLCKSSEDTALAIENMTVRGAPAIGVAAAYGTVLAASESRQAFQEAVRRLSATRPTAKHLFWTLEKMKNCAAETPDGELCAALEKKAAELLNEDIEINMAIGKYGADLLPDNAEVITHCNAGAIATCGYGTALGVLRAARGQGKKIKVYADETRPRLQGARLTAWELLEDGFDVTLITDSMAAFLMTQRKIDAVFVGADRVARNGDTANKIGTYSLAVAAKRHKVPFYAAAPFSTIDTDCADGSRIPIEERSIEEVVRINGKLTAPEGIKVWNPAFDVTPAELIDGIITEKGVVRAPYDLKKFMEEAE
- a CDS encoding adenosylhomocysteinase — translated: MKTDCKIADKSLAPEGRRRIDWAWQYMPVLRLASEKWSASKPLAGHTIAACLHLEAKTACLLKVLKALGAEVAAAGSNPLSTQDPVCAALAEDGVHVFSRRGMSAEEYDENLGLALDWNPDIIIDDGGDLVAMLAEKRRELIPAILGGCEETTTGIKRLRAMEKEKLLPFPMLAVNDAKSKHLFDNRYGTGQSVWDAILRTTNLVVAGKNVVVCGYGWCGKGVAKRAMGLGAKVIVVEADPHCALEALMDGCEIMDMDQASSAGDVFITVTGDIKVIRREHFVKMKDGAILCNAGHFDVEVYLPDLKALAVEKKDTRTNTETYVMPNGNRLHLLGEGRLVNLAAGDGHPVEIMDMSFAMQLLSAIYIAEHKLDTALYNVPEELDKTIAELKLESLGLKLEILTDEQKRYLADWRE